A genomic stretch from Halobellus sp. LT62 includes:
- a CDS encoding DUF7130 family rubredoxin-like protein translates to MADTNTTDATTRTLEPGQRVYDADGRAIGTIRAITETGVEVQTHGDVETVSLKQALGSDAGEGYLLWRCVNCGELGDLDEIPDRCPGCGGPREDLYAYLED, encoded by the coding sequence ATGGCCGACACGAACACCACCGACGCGACGACGCGAACGCTCGAACCCGGCCAACGGGTGTACGACGCCGACGGCCGAGCGATCGGCACGATCCGCGCAATCACCGAAACCGGCGTTGAGGTACAAACGCACGGCGACGTCGAGACCGTTTCACTGAAACAAGCGCTCGGATCGGACGCCGGGGAAGGATATCTGCTCTGGCGGTGCGTCAACTGCGGCGAACTGGGCGATCTCGACGAGATCCCGGATCGCTGTCCGGGCTGTGGCGGCCCGCGGGAGGACCTCTACGCGTATCTGGAGGACTGA
- a CDS encoding DUF456 family protein produces the protein MEPLSWLFLAVVAAGVAGSVLPLVPGGLLSVVGVVGYWWSTGFVEPSALVVAVLVGVGVLTMTVDYVGGAIAARAGGASLVTTGVAVVVGLVLLLVAGPIGFLVGIAVAVFAVEFAQHADTERGLRVALYTTVGVLASSVVQVILTGSVLVVLLLIVFV, from the coding sequence ATGGAACCGCTCAGTTGGCTCTTTCTCGCGGTCGTCGCCGCCGGCGTCGCGGGATCGGTGCTGCCGCTCGTTCCCGGCGGGCTGCTCTCCGTCGTCGGCGTCGTCGGCTACTGGTGGTCGACGGGCTTCGTCGAGCCCTCGGCGCTCGTCGTCGCCGTGCTCGTCGGCGTCGGCGTCCTGACGATGACGGTCGACTACGTCGGCGGCGCAATTGCGGCCCGGGCGGGCGGGGCGTCGCTGGTGACCACCGGCGTCGCCGTCGTCGTCGGGCTCGTACTCCTCCTCGTCGCCGGACCGATCGGCTTTCTCGTCGGGATCGCGGTTGCCGTCTTCGCCGTCGAGTTCGCCCAGCACGCGGACACCGAACGGGGGCTGCGCGTCGCACTGTACACGACGGTCGGCGTGCTCGCCTCGTCGGTTGTGCAGGTGATCCTGACCGGGTCGGTGCTGGTCGTGCTCCTGTTGATCGTGTTCGTCTGA
- a CDS encoding GNAT family N-acetyltransferase codes for MSVNVETRVDPPGSSEFAADTWELKERIRERESVLKQRRAFFADAYRRANDHLLFEGDDLVGFASVRRDGYILFLAVAPDRRGEGYGKRLVAAALQDHESISCHARATNESALSFYEHLGFEIIRRINGYYEDGGDAYYLRLGDGSSLREKFAEFFRRSMTGT; via the coding sequence GTGAGCGTCAACGTCGAGACGCGAGTCGATCCCCCGGGATCCAGCGAGTTCGCCGCGGACACGTGGGAACTCAAAGAACGGATCCGAGAGCGCGAGAGCGTCCTCAAGCAGCGACGGGCCTTTTTCGCCGACGCGTACCGCCGCGCGAACGACCACCTGCTCTTCGAGGGCGACGACCTCGTCGGCTTCGCGTCGGTTCGACGGGACGGATACATTCTCTTTCTCGCCGTCGCGCCCGACCGTCGCGGCGAGGGGTACGGCAAGCGACTCGTCGCCGCCGCGCTCCAAGATCACGAATCGATCTCCTGTCACGCGCGGGCGACGAACGAGAGCGCGCTGTCGTTTTACGAGCACCTCGGCTTCGAGATCATCCGGCGGATCAACGGCTACTACGAGGACGGCGGCGACGCCTACTACCTCCGACTCGGCGACGGCTCCTCGCTCCGAGAGAAGTTCGCCGAGTTCTTTCGGCGGTCGATGACGGGGACGTAA